Genomic window (Oncorhynchus mykiss isolate Arlee chromosome 28, USDA_OmykA_1.1, whole genome shotgun sequence):
GATGTACCAGATAAAACGCAGCGGTCTGAAGGGaggggtcccccccccccccccccatctaaaaCGCAGGGAGGGGTCCCCCCCCCCATTCTATCTAAAACGCAGCGGTCTGAAGggagggcccccccccccccccccattctatCTAAAACGCAGCGGTCTGAAGGGAGGGGTCCCCCCCATTCTATCTAAAACGCAGCGGTCTGAAGGGAGGGGTCCCCCCCATTCTATCTAAAACGCAGCGGTCTGAAGGGAGGGGTCCGTCCCCCCCTTCATGATGatataaaggttaaaaaaaattgaatataAATTAGTTTGGCAACCCTGTTTTTAAGGCTTTTAAGTGATTTCGACTCAACACAATGTCTCACGGTAGGTTAGGGTAGGTCAACGTTGAGCACCTCTCGCTCCTCAAACGGGCTGCGGGCTAAAAGTAATTGAAATCAAATAGAAATTACAACATTTCCTAACCCTGAGATTCAACCAAACAAGCTGTTATTAGATCACCTTGGTTCTTCCTCCAGCGAGCGTTCGAGCCGGGCGGGGTGGAGGTCTGGGGGGGCGGAGAGGAAGGTAGAGCCGAAGGGACGGGCCTGGGGGGCCTCTGCTGTTGTTGCTGCAGTGCCGGTCCAGAAACTTCCAGTGGAGATTGAAGGTACTGTGAGAAGGAGCCATAGGATCCCTCAGGGAGCTGGTCTTTGAGGCCTGGGGGCTGGGTGTCTGACAAccccccaccacctccctcctGGAGGGAGAAAGCCCCAGGGAGCAGGCCCGAGTTGAGGTCCAGGCCAAGGAGAGATCCATCCTCTGGGGGCTGGTAGGGGGAGGGAGCCTGGGGAGAGAGATGGTCAGACGCGGTAGACTCATGGACAGGGTTGGAGGGCTCGGACTCCATGGGCTCTTGCTGCTGTGGGGTCTCCTGGTCTGTAGCCATGGGAACAGCAGCATCGGGGTCAGGGTCCGGCTTGACCTCTGCCTGCTCGTCAGCCTTGGCCTTACTCTTGGCTACCTTAGCGCAGGTGTGGAGGTGTTTGAGGAGGGCGCGGTAGGAGCGCAGCTTGGACCGACAACTCTGACACCTGGCAGAGACAAACAGGGGAATCAAGACAATCATCACACTTGTCAGAGGGACATCTGGAGCATGATGAGTAGCTcttcgtgcacacacacacacacacaaatacctaCAGGAAGTACGTATTGGGTTTGTGGTGCTGTCTCATATGTTCCATCAGATGCTGCATGCTGGGAAAGGAGCCGTTGCAGCCGATGAAGGAGCAGAGGAACACTTTAcctggcaggagagagagagtgggtaccttccatattaaactgattatggcaggagagagagagagagagatagtgggtaccttccatattaaactgattatggcaggagagagagagagagatagtgggtaccttccatattaaactgattatggcaggagagagagggagagatagtgggtaccttccatattaaactgattatggcaggagagagagagagatagtgggtaccttccatattaaactgattatggcaggagagagggagagagagtgggtaccttccatattaaactgattatggcaggagagagagagagagagatagtgggtaccttccatattaaactgattatggcaggagagagggagagagagagtgggtaccttccatattaaactgattatggcaggagagagagagagagatagtgggtaccttccatattaaactgattatggcaggagagagagagagagagagagtgggtaccttccatattaaactgattatggcaggagagagagagagatagtgggtaccttccatattaaactgattatggcaggagagagagagagagatagtgggtaccttccatattaaactgattatggcaggagagagagagagagatagtgggtaccttccatattaaactgattatggcaggagagagagagagagatagtgggtaccttccatattaaactgattatggcaggagagagagagagagagagagtgggtaccttccatattaaactgattatggcaggagagagag
Coding sequences:
- the znf414 gene encoding zinc finger protein 414 isoform X3, whose translation is MSTGMASAPLLQPTSNTTQGQRMPCTLYGCHRVYTDTDSLAKHIKDHQNHIPTQSLPGKVFLCSFIGCNGSFPSMQHLMEHMRQHHKPNTYFLCQSCRSKLRSYRALLKHLHTCAKVAKSKAKADEQAEVKPDPDPDAAVPMATDQETPQQQEPMESEPSNPVHESTASDHLSPQAPSPYQPPEDGSLLGLDLNSGLLPGAFSLQEGGGGGLSDTQPPGLKDQLPEGSYGSFSQYLQSPLEVSGPALQQQQQRPPRPVPSALPSSPPPQTSTPPGSNARWRKNQGQSFNGRILWKHTRGRYSCVQCGHATPNRKEMTAHIKGQHKSPAAKPDDRVPSSQTKGSSETEASTYTCL
- the znf414 gene encoding zinc finger protein 414 isoform X2 gives rise to the protein MSELVRLLSSSPIPPVDRSSPTTMSTGMASAPLLQPTSNTTQGQRMPCTLYGCHRVYTDTDSLAKHIKDHQNHIPTQSLPGKVFLCSFIGCNGSFPSMQHLMEHMRQHHKPNTYFLCQSCRSKLRSYRALLKHLHTCAKVAKSKAKADEQAEVKPDPDPDAAVPMATDQETPQQQEPMESEPSNPVHESTASDHLSPQAPSPYQPPEDGSLLGLDLNSGLLPGAFSLQEGGGGGLSDTQPPGLKDQLPEGSYGSFSQYLQSPLEVSGPALQQQQQRPPRPVPSALPSSPPPQTSTPPGSNARWRKNQDAPGSLRHRWTSPPPANHRLTRDGAQVSPSTAVFYGNTPGGATAVSSVATPPQTGRR
- the znf414 gene encoding zinc finger protein 414 isoform X1, which encodes MSELVRLLSSSPIPPVDRSSPTTMSTGMASAPLLQPTSNTTQGQRMPCTLYGCHRVYTDTDSLAKHIKDHQNHIPTQSLPGKVFLCSFIGCNGSFPSMQHLMEHMRQHHKPNTYFLCQSCRSKLRSYRALLKHLHTCAKVAKSKAKADEQAEVKPDPDPDAAVPMATDQETPQQQEPMESEPSNPVHESTASDHLSPQAPSPYQPPEDGSLLGLDLNSGLLPGAFSLQEGGGGGLSDTQPPGLKDQLPEGSYGSFSQYLQSPLEVSGPALQQQQQRPPRPVPSALPSSPPPQTSTPPGSNARWRKNQGQSFNGRILWKHTRGRYSCVQCGHATPNRKEMTAHIKGQHKSPAAKPDDRVPSSQTKGSSETEASTYTCL